Proteins found in one Balaenoptera musculus isolate JJ_BM4_2016_0621 chromosome 4, mBalMus1.pri.v3, whole genome shotgun sequence genomic segment:
- the ZBTB21 gene encoding zinc finger and BTB domain-containing protein 21 isoform X2 produces the protein MEGLLHYINPAHAISLLSALNEERLKGQLCDVLLIVGDQKFRAHKNVLAASSEYFQSLFTNQENESQTVFQLDFCEPDAFDNVLNYIYSSSLFVEKGSLAAVQELGYSLGISFLTNIASKTPQAPFPTCPNRKKPFAEDDENSSQKRSVIVCQSRNEAPGKTVSQNPADPSHPPRPSPGIAVQANASKAPGPNPTEPAHHVAAAEKSRPKDGPAGLAGPSEEPSRGGLAKRAAAPPSKPAQDRAAADERPGASAALPRGVAVELALRSPRPPVRVKAEPRSPPEPGDIIRVTVGDAAAATRDLVPQADDDRQDASRLPAKRRFQADRRLPAKQPKAEGRGSPDAGDPGEERSGPPLLEADFPGSGLSKAEFAELEGARPNKKFKCKHCLKIFRSTAGLHRHVNMYHNPEKPYACDICHKRFHTNFKVWTHCQTQHGIVKNPSPAASSHAVLDEKFQRKLIDIVREREIKKALILKLRRGRPGFQGPGGSPAQAIKRSLRSRAKGAHVCTACGKACRFLSQLKQHVKMHPGEKALGAGRAARPRERAAPGGPAGGGSELYLCRLCNAKLSSLLEQGSHERLCRTATVCPYCSLRFFSPELKREHEGKCEYRKLTCLECMRTFKSAFSIWRHQVEVHNQNSMAPAAGASPPRPDLNGEASGPARPQALPEAGRVDPAAAAAATTAAEDDPAGGHGPEPVNFDPEDSPCLPEDLSLSRPLKVQVKEEPAEGPEEEVPEPGAAPKDLWPCEKCGKTFPAPKQLERHQELLCSVKPFICHVCNKAFRTNFRLWSHFQSHMAQAAEDPAHREPEVGPGPTGSPSPPPLPPPLPKIQPLEPDSPTGLPENPAPSADKLFAARESDTLFYHAPPLSAITFKRQFMCKLCHRTFKTAFSLWSHEQTHS, from the exons ATGGAGGGGCTGCTGCATTACATCAACCCAGCCCACGCCATCTCTCTCCTGAGCGCCCTCAACGAGGAGCGCCTCAAAGGGCAGCTGTGCGACGTGCTCCTGATCGTGGGGGACCAGAAGTTCCGCGCGCATAAGAATGTCCTGGCTGCCAGCAGTGAGTACTTCCAGAGCTTATTCACAAATCAGGAGAACGAGTCACAGACTGTGTTCCAGCTGGACTTTTGTGAGCCAGATGCTTTCGACAATGTGCTGAACTACATCTATTCTTCGTCTTTATTTGTGGAGAAAGGCAGCCTTGCTGCTGTGCAGGAACTAGGCTACAGCCTGGGCATCTCCTTTCTGACCAACATCGCTTCTAAGACGCCCCAGGCCCCCTTTCCAACGTGTCCCAACAGAAAGAAGCCCTTCGCAGAAGATGATGAGAACAGTTCTCAAAAGAGAAGCGTCATCGTTTGTCAAAGTAGAAACGAAGCCCCGGGGAAAACCGTGAGTCAGAATCCAGCCGACCCGAGCCACCCTCCCCGGCCCTCGCCCGGCATCGCGGTCCAGGCCAACGCCAGTAAGGCCCCCGGCCCCAACCCCACGGAACCAGCGCACCACGTGGCGGCAGCCGAGAAGAGTCGGCCGAAAGATGGCCCCGCGGGCCTCGCCGGGCCGTCGGAGGAGCCGAGCCGAGGCGGCCTGGCCAAGCGGGCCGCGGCGCCGCCTTCGAAGCCCGCGCAGGACCGGGCGGCCGCGGACGAGAGGCCGGGCGCCAGCGCTGCGCTCCCCAGAGGCGTGGCCGTGGAGCTGGCGCTGCGGAGCCCGCGGCCGCCC GTGCGGGTCAAGGCCGAGCCGCGCAGCCCCCCGGAGCCCGGCGACATCATCCGCGTCACCGTGGGGGACGCCGCGGCCGCCACGAGGGACCTGGTCCCGCAGGCGGACGACGACCGGCAAGACGCGAGCCGACTCCCGGCCAAGAGGCGGTTCCAGGCGGACAGGAGGCTGCCGGCCAAGCAGCCGAAGGCCGAGGGCCGGGGCTCGCCGGACGCGGGAGACCCCGGCGAGGAGCGCTCGGGCCCGCCTCTCCTCGAGGCCGACTTCCCGGGTTCTGGCTTGAGCAAGGCCGAATTCGCTGAGTTGGAGGGAGCGAGaccaaacaaaaaatttaagtGCAAACACTGCCTTAAGATCTTTAGATCCACGGCCGGCCTTCACCGGCACGTGAACATGTACCACAACCCCGAGAAGCCCTACGCCTGCGACATCTGTCACAAGCGCTTTCACACCAACTTCAAAGTGTGGACGCACTGCCAGACGCAGCACGGCATCGTGAAGAACCCGTCGCCGGCCGCCAGCTCGCACGCCGTTCTGGACGAGAAGTTCCAGAGGAAGCTGATCGACATCGTGAGGGAGCGGGAGATTAAGAAGGCCCTGATCCTGAAGCTGCGGCGCGGCCGGCCCGGCTTCCAGGGCCCCGGCGGCTCCCCTGCGCAAGCCATCAAGAGGAGCCTGAGGTCCCGGGCCAAAGGCGCGCACGTGTGCACGGCCTGCGGGAAGGCCTGCCGCTTCCTCTCCCAGCTCAAGCAGCACGTGAAGATGCACCCGGGAGAGAAGGCCCTCGGGGCCGGCAGGGCCGCCAGGCCCAGGGAGCGCGCGGCGCCCGGGGGCCCGGCGGGCGGCGGCTCGGAGCTCTACCTGTGCCGCCTCTGTAACGCCAAGCTCTCTTCTCTTCTAGAGCAGGGGAGCCACGAGCGCCTGTGCCGCACGGCCACCGTGTGCCCCTACTGCAGCCTCAGGTTCTTCTCGCCCGAGCTCAAGCGCGAGCACGAGGGCAAGTGCGAGTACCGCAAGCTGACCTGCCTGGAGTGCATGCGCACCTTCAAGTCGGCCTTCAGCATCTGGCGGCACCAGGTGGAGGTGCACAACCAGAACAGCATGGCCCCGGCCGCGGGCGCCTCCCCGCCACGGCCCGACCTCAACGGCGAGGCCAGCGGCCCGGCCCGGCCGCAGGCCCTGCCCGAAGCCGGCCGGGTCGAccccgccgcggccgccgccgccaccacTGCCGCCGAAGACGACCCCGCGGGCGGCCACGGCCCCGAGCCTGTGAACTTCGACCCGGAAGACTCGCCCTGCCTCCCCGAAGACCTCAGCCTCTCCAGGCCGTTGAAGGTCCAGGTCAAAGAGGAGCCGGCGGAGGGGCCCGAGGAGGAGGTGCCCGAGCCCGGCGCCGCCCCCAAGGACCTGTGGCCGTGCGAGAAGTGCGGCAAGACCTTCCCGGCGCCCAAGCAGCTGGAGCGGCACCAGGAGCTGCTGTGCTCCGTGAAGCCCTTCATCTGCCACGTGTGCAACAAGGCTTTCCGCACCAACTTCCGGCTCTGGAGTCACTTCCAGTCCCACATGGCTCAGGCCGCCGAGGACCCGGCGCACCGGGAGCCCGAGGTGGGCCCGGGCCCCACCGGCTCTCCGTCGCCGCCCCCTCTGCCCCCGCCGCTGCCCAAGATCCAGCCCCTGGAGCCCGACAGCCCCACGGGCTTGCCCGAGAACCCGGCTCCCAGCGCCGACAAGCTCTTCGCGGCCCGGGAGTCAGACACGCTGTTCTACCACGCGCCACCCCTCTCCGCGATCACGTTTAAAAGACAGTTTATGTGCAAGCTTTGCCATAGGACATTCAAGACGGCGTTCAGTCTCTGGAGCCACGAGCAGACCCACAGCTAA
- the ZBTB21 gene encoding zinc finger and BTB domain-containing protein 21 isoform X1, which produces MEGLLHYINPAHAISLLSALNEERLKGQLCDVLLIVGDQKFRAHKNVLAASSEYFQSLFTNQENESQTVFQLDFCEPDAFDNVLNYIYSSSLFVEKGSLAAVQELGYSLGISFLTNIASKTPQAPFPTCPNRKKPFAEDDENSSQKRSVIVCQSRNEAPGKTVSQNPADPSHPPRPSPGIAVQANASKAPGPNPTEPAHHVAAAEKSRPKDGPAGLAGPSEEPSRGGLAKRAAAPPSKPAQDRAAADERPGASAALPRGVAVELALRSPRPPVLALRGAPETPFLLKEAGRGGGPGEDRNLLYYSRLGLVIPAAGPAPGAQAVDRSGPLVKSLLRRSLSMDSQVPVFAPAADLQPPQGSCSASADAAGSALGAFSRGPSSRDASEAAAPDARAPAPQPHRLRSFSASQPAERPGAAPGPEVRVKAEPRSPPEPGDIIRVTVGDAAAATRDLVPQADDDRQDASRLPAKRRFQADRRLPAKQPKAEGRGSPDAGDPGEERSGPPLLEADFPGSGLSKAEFAELEGARPNKKFKCKHCLKIFRSTAGLHRHVNMYHNPEKPYACDICHKRFHTNFKVWTHCQTQHGIVKNPSPAASSHAVLDEKFQRKLIDIVREREIKKALILKLRRGRPGFQGPGGSPAQAIKRSLRSRAKGAHVCTACGKACRFLSQLKQHVKMHPGEKALGAGRAARPRERAAPGGPAGGGSELYLCRLCNAKLSSLLEQGSHERLCRTATVCPYCSLRFFSPELKREHEGKCEYRKLTCLECMRTFKSAFSIWRHQVEVHNQNSMAPAAGASPPRPDLNGEASGPARPQALPEAGRVDPAAAAAATTAAEDDPAGGHGPEPVNFDPEDSPCLPEDLSLSRPLKVQVKEEPAEGPEEEVPEPGAAPKDLWPCEKCGKTFPAPKQLERHQELLCSVKPFICHVCNKAFRTNFRLWSHFQSHMAQAAEDPAHREPEVGPGPTGSPSPPPLPPPLPKIQPLEPDSPTGLPENPAPSADKLFAARESDTLFYHAPPLSAITFKRQFMCKLCHRTFKTAFSLWSHEQTHS; this is translated from the coding sequence ATGGAGGGGCTGCTGCATTACATCAACCCAGCCCACGCCATCTCTCTCCTGAGCGCCCTCAACGAGGAGCGCCTCAAAGGGCAGCTGTGCGACGTGCTCCTGATCGTGGGGGACCAGAAGTTCCGCGCGCATAAGAATGTCCTGGCTGCCAGCAGTGAGTACTTCCAGAGCTTATTCACAAATCAGGAGAACGAGTCACAGACTGTGTTCCAGCTGGACTTTTGTGAGCCAGATGCTTTCGACAATGTGCTGAACTACATCTATTCTTCGTCTTTATTTGTGGAGAAAGGCAGCCTTGCTGCTGTGCAGGAACTAGGCTACAGCCTGGGCATCTCCTTTCTGACCAACATCGCTTCTAAGACGCCCCAGGCCCCCTTTCCAACGTGTCCCAACAGAAAGAAGCCCTTCGCAGAAGATGATGAGAACAGTTCTCAAAAGAGAAGCGTCATCGTTTGTCAAAGTAGAAACGAAGCCCCGGGGAAAACCGTGAGTCAGAATCCAGCCGACCCGAGCCACCCTCCCCGGCCCTCGCCCGGCATCGCGGTCCAGGCCAACGCCAGTAAGGCCCCCGGCCCCAACCCCACGGAACCAGCGCACCACGTGGCGGCAGCCGAGAAGAGTCGGCCGAAAGATGGCCCCGCGGGCCTCGCCGGGCCGTCGGAGGAGCCGAGCCGAGGCGGCCTGGCCAAGCGGGCCGCGGCGCCGCCTTCGAAGCCCGCGCAGGACCGGGCGGCCGCGGACGAGAGGCCGGGCGCCAGCGCTGCGCTCCCCAGAGGCGTGGCCGTGGAGCTGGCGCTGCGGAGCCCGCGGCCGCCCGTGCTGGCTCTGCGCGGCGCCCCGGAGACGCCCTTCCTGCTGAAGGAGGCGGGCCGCGGCGGCGGGCCGGGCGAGGACCGGAACCTGCTCTACTACTCCAGGCTGGGGCTGGTGATCCCGGCGGCGGGGCCGGCGCCCGGGGCCCAGGCCGTGGACAGGAGCGGCCCGCTCGTCAAGAGCCTCCTCCGCCGCTCGCTGTCCATGGACAGCCAGGTGCCCGTCTTCGCGCCCGCCGCCGACCTGCAGCCCCCGCAGGGCTCCTGCTCGGCCTCGGCCGACGCGGCGGGCAGCGCGCTCGGCGCCTTCTCCCGGGGGCCGTCCTCCAGGGACGCGAGCGAGGCGGCGGCCCCCGACGCCCGGGCCCCGGCCCCGCAGCCGCACCGCCTCCGCTCCTTCAGCGCCTCTCAGCCGGCCGAGCGGCCGGGGGCGGCCCCCGGGCCCGAGGTGCGGGTCAAGGCCGAGCCGCGCAGCCCCCCGGAGCCCGGCGACATCATCCGCGTCACCGTGGGGGACGCCGCGGCCGCCACGAGGGACCTGGTCCCGCAGGCGGACGACGACCGGCAAGACGCGAGCCGACTCCCGGCCAAGAGGCGGTTCCAGGCGGACAGGAGGCTGCCGGCCAAGCAGCCGAAGGCCGAGGGCCGGGGCTCGCCGGACGCGGGAGACCCCGGCGAGGAGCGCTCGGGCCCGCCTCTCCTCGAGGCCGACTTCCCGGGTTCTGGCTTGAGCAAGGCCGAATTCGCTGAGTTGGAGGGAGCGAGaccaaacaaaaaatttaagtGCAAACACTGCCTTAAGATCTTTAGATCCACGGCCGGCCTTCACCGGCACGTGAACATGTACCACAACCCCGAGAAGCCCTACGCCTGCGACATCTGTCACAAGCGCTTTCACACCAACTTCAAAGTGTGGACGCACTGCCAGACGCAGCACGGCATCGTGAAGAACCCGTCGCCGGCCGCCAGCTCGCACGCCGTTCTGGACGAGAAGTTCCAGAGGAAGCTGATCGACATCGTGAGGGAGCGGGAGATTAAGAAGGCCCTGATCCTGAAGCTGCGGCGCGGCCGGCCCGGCTTCCAGGGCCCCGGCGGCTCCCCTGCGCAAGCCATCAAGAGGAGCCTGAGGTCCCGGGCCAAAGGCGCGCACGTGTGCACGGCCTGCGGGAAGGCCTGCCGCTTCCTCTCCCAGCTCAAGCAGCACGTGAAGATGCACCCGGGAGAGAAGGCCCTCGGGGCCGGCAGGGCCGCCAGGCCCAGGGAGCGCGCGGCGCCCGGGGGCCCGGCGGGCGGCGGCTCGGAGCTCTACCTGTGCCGCCTCTGTAACGCCAAGCTCTCTTCTCTTCTAGAGCAGGGGAGCCACGAGCGCCTGTGCCGCACGGCCACCGTGTGCCCCTACTGCAGCCTCAGGTTCTTCTCGCCCGAGCTCAAGCGCGAGCACGAGGGCAAGTGCGAGTACCGCAAGCTGACCTGCCTGGAGTGCATGCGCACCTTCAAGTCGGCCTTCAGCATCTGGCGGCACCAGGTGGAGGTGCACAACCAGAACAGCATGGCCCCGGCCGCGGGCGCCTCCCCGCCACGGCCCGACCTCAACGGCGAGGCCAGCGGCCCGGCCCGGCCGCAGGCCCTGCCCGAAGCCGGCCGGGTCGAccccgccgcggccgccgccgccaccacTGCCGCCGAAGACGACCCCGCGGGCGGCCACGGCCCCGAGCCTGTGAACTTCGACCCGGAAGACTCGCCCTGCCTCCCCGAAGACCTCAGCCTCTCCAGGCCGTTGAAGGTCCAGGTCAAAGAGGAGCCGGCGGAGGGGCCCGAGGAGGAGGTGCCCGAGCCCGGCGCCGCCCCCAAGGACCTGTGGCCGTGCGAGAAGTGCGGCAAGACCTTCCCGGCGCCCAAGCAGCTGGAGCGGCACCAGGAGCTGCTGTGCTCCGTGAAGCCCTTCATCTGCCACGTGTGCAACAAGGCTTTCCGCACCAACTTCCGGCTCTGGAGTCACTTCCAGTCCCACATGGCTCAGGCCGCCGAGGACCCGGCGCACCGGGAGCCCGAGGTGGGCCCGGGCCCCACCGGCTCTCCGTCGCCGCCCCCTCTGCCCCCGCCGCTGCCCAAGATCCAGCCCCTGGAGCCCGACAGCCCCACGGGCTTGCCCGAGAACCCGGCTCCCAGCGCCGACAAGCTCTTCGCGGCCCGGGAGTCAGACACGCTGTTCTACCACGCGCCACCCCTCTCCGCGATCACGTTTAAAAGACAGTTTATGTGCAAGCTTTGCCATAGGACATTCAAGACGGCGTTCAGTCTCTGGAGCCACGAGCAGACCCACAGCTAA